A DNA window from Enterobacter asburiae contains the following coding sequences:
- a CDS encoding nickel/cobalt transporter: MTTQRLARDWRLPTAGLLLLAILFAGFTLHAHWNAFIQWCLATQITLHRYLVMYLLQLNNHQYSGGLWLLTGAFLYGVLHAIGPGHGKFIVTTYLTTNKESELAARVVPFLGSLMQGVSAILFVFILAVGFNLASGDISTSRWYVEKISAVLIGAFGAFVIYQALKSLRPRRMTISAIKPLHQHDEHCGCGHHGVGVNLTQGDWKTRLGVILAIGARPCSGAIMILMFSNALGIVTWGVAAVMTMSLGTALSIVGLSLAVRYARERTVTWFGESASLRWLVPAVKIAGGIVLILFATVLFLTVIPVSANGDYIAAGC; the protein is encoded by the coding sequence ATGACCACACAACGCCTCGCCCGCGACTGGCGTCTCCCTACCGCAGGTTTGCTGCTGCTGGCAATCCTCTTTGCGGGTTTTACCCTGCATGCGCACTGGAACGCCTTTATCCAGTGGTGTCTCGCCACGCAAATTACGCTGCACCGCTATCTGGTGATGTATCTGCTGCAGCTTAATAACCACCAGTACAGCGGCGGATTATGGCTGTTAACGGGGGCTTTCCTTTATGGTGTCCTTCACGCCATTGGACCCGGACACGGAAAGTTCATCGTGACGACCTATCTGACCACCAATAAGGAAAGCGAACTGGCAGCCCGGGTTGTCCCCTTCCTGGGTAGCCTGATGCAGGGCGTCAGCGCCATTCTGTTTGTCTTTATTCTGGCGGTGGGGTTTAACCTCGCCTCAGGGGATATCAGTACCAGCCGCTGGTACGTGGAAAAGATAAGCGCTGTGCTTATTGGCGCATTCGGTGCATTCGTTATTTACCAGGCGCTGAAGAGCCTGCGCCCGCGCAGAATGACTATCTCCGCCATCAAGCCGCTTCATCAGCATGATGAACACTGTGGCTGCGGCCACCACGGCGTGGGGGTAAACCTGACACAAGGCGACTGGAAAACGCGCCTGGGCGTCATTCTGGCGATTGGCGCACGCCCGTGCAGCGGGGCGATCATGATTCTGATGTTTTCGAACGCGCTGGGCATTGTCACTTGGGGAGTGGCTGCGGTCATGACCATGTCTTTGGGCACCGCACTTTCTATTGTGGGGCTTTCCCTGGCTGTACGTTACGCCCGCGAGCGCACGGTGACCTGGTTCGGAGAAAGCGCCTCATTGAGATGGTTGGTACCGGCAGTCAAAATAGCCGGAGGGATAGTCCTGATCCTGTTTGCGACGGTGCTGTTCCTGACGGTGATCCCCGTCAGTGCCAATGGCGACTACATCGCTGCCGGATGTTAA
- a CDS encoding amino acid ABC transporter ATP-binding protein codes for MSQITMTPADAMITLENVNKWYGQFHVLRDINLKVKQGERIVLCGPSGSGKSTTIRCINHLEEHQQGRIVVDGIELNEDIRNIERVRQEVGMVFQHFNLFPHLTVLQNCTLAPIWVRKMPKKEAEALAMHYLERVRIAEHANKFPGQISGGQQQRVAIARSLCMKPKIMLFDEPTSALDPEMVKEVLDTMIGLAQSGMTMLCVTHEMGFARTVADRVIFMDRGEIVEQAPPDEFFAHPKSERTRAFLSQVIH; via the coding sequence ATGAGCCAAATAACTATGACACCCGCCGACGCGATGATTACGCTGGAAAATGTGAATAAATGGTACGGACAATTTCATGTCCTGAGGGACATTAATCTTAAGGTAAAGCAGGGAGAACGCATCGTCCTTTGCGGCCCTTCGGGCTCCGGAAAATCCACAACAATTCGCTGTATTAATCATCTTGAAGAACATCAGCAAGGACGCATTGTGGTTGATGGTATCGAGCTGAATGAAGATATCCGCAATATCGAACGCGTACGTCAGGAAGTAGGAATGGTATTTCAGCACTTTAATCTGTTTCCGCACCTGACCGTTCTGCAGAACTGTACGCTTGCGCCGATTTGGGTACGAAAGATGCCGAAAAAGGAAGCGGAGGCGTTGGCAATGCACTACCTGGAACGCGTACGTATCGCAGAGCATGCCAATAAGTTCCCTGGCCAGATATCGGGTGGCCAACAGCAGCGTGTGGCTATCGCCCGTTCGCTGTGTATGAAGCCGAAAATTATGTTGTTTGATGAACCGACATCTGCCCTCGATCCGGAAATGGTGAAAGAGGTTCTGGACACCATGATTGGGCTGGCACAATCCGGTATGACCATGCTCTGTGTGACGCATGAGATGGGGTTTGCGCGAACCGTGGCCGACCGGGTGATCTTTATGGACCGCGGCGAGATTGTTGAACAGGCGCCGCCGGATGAGTTCTTTGCCCATCCGAAGTCAGAACGTACGCGAGCATTCCTGTCACAGGTAATTCATTAG
- a CDS encoding amino acid ABC transporter permease, which translates to MTKAILSHSSRPANSTVGRFILWARKNLFSNWSNSLLTIVCLWLMWELIPPLLNWAFLQANWVGSTRADCTKAGACWVFIHERFGQFMYGLYPHEQRWRINLALVIGLLSVAAMFWKKLPHLGRYIAAWAVVYPIIVWVLLYGGFLGLERVETRQWGGLTLTLIIASVGIAGALPWGILLALGRRSKMPIVRVLSVIFIEFWRGVPLITVLFMSSVMLPLFMAEGTTIDKLIRALVGVILFQSAYVAEVVRGGLQALPKGQYEAAESLALGYWKTQGLVILPQALKLVIPGLVNTIIALFKDTSLVIIIGLFDLFSSVQQATVDPVWLGMSTEGYVFAALIYWIFCFSMSRYSQHLEKRFNTGRTPH; encoded by the coding sequence ATGACAAAAGCGATACTGTCGCACTCCTCGCGCCCTGCCAACTCGACAGTTGGACGTTTCATTCTGTGGGCGCGTAAGAATCTGTTCTCCAACTGGAGTAACAGCCTGCTGACGATTGTCTGCCTGTGGCTCATGTGGGAATTGATTCCTCCCCTGCTGAACTGGGCGTTTTTACAGGCCAACTGGGTCGGTTCAACCCGAGCTGACTGCACAAAAGCCGGCGCCTGCTGGGTGTTTATTCATGAGCGCTTCGGCCAGTTCATGTATGGATTGTATCCCCATGAACAGCGCTGGCGGATAAATCTGGCGCTGGTTATCGGCCTGCTCTCTGTCGCGGCTATGTTCTGGAAAAAGCTGCCACATCTTGGACGCTATATTGCTGCCTGGGCCGTAGTTTATCCGATTATTGTCTGGGTACTGTTGTATGGCGGTTTCCTGGGACTGGAACGCGTTGAAACACGCCAGTGGGGCGGGCTGACGCTGACGCTGATTATCGCTTCAGTGGGGATAGCCGGTGCTTTACCGTGGGGGATTTTACTGGCCCTAGGACGGCGTTCAAAAATGCCGATCGTCCGCGTGCTCTCCGTTATCTTCATTGAGTTCTGGCGCGGCGTACCGCTTATCACCGTGTTGTTTATGTCGTCGGTCATGCTGCCGCTGTTTATGGCAGAGGGAACAACCATCGACAAGCTGATCCGAGCCCTGGTGGGGGTGATTCTCTTCCAGTCCGCCTATGTCGCTGAAGTTGTACGTGGTGGTCTGCAAGCGTTGCCTAAAGGTCAGTACGAAGCGGCGGAATCACTGGCTCTCGGTTACTGGAAAACGCAGGGACTGGTCATTCTCCCACAAGCACTCAAGCTGGTCATTCCGGGTCTGGTCAACACGATCATTGCCCTCTTCAAGGATACCAGCCTGGTGATCATTATCGGATTGTTCGATCTCTTTAGCAGCGTGCAACAGGCAACAGTTGACCCTGTCTGGCTGGGTATGTCCACCGAAGGATATGTCTTTGCTGCCCTAATCTACTGGATCTTTTGTTTTAGCATGTCGCGCTACAGCCAGCATCTGGAAAAGCGCTTTAACACCGGGCGTACACCGCACTGA
- a CDS encoding amino acid ABC transporter permease yields the protein MSHRRSAVKGSLSFSHPAVRAWLFQIIAIVAVVLIAVYLIHNTITNLNNRGITSGFAFLDRSAGFGIVQHLIDYQEGDTYGRVFVVGLLNTLLVSALCIVFASILGFFIGLARLSENWLLRKLSTVYIETFRNIPPLLQIFFWYFAVLRNLPGPRQAVDAFELFFLSNRGLSIPSPQPGEGLYAFIGAIVIALALSAGVFRFNRKHQIKTGQLRRTWPTAVVLIVSLPLIAHWLFGAALHWDIPHLRGFNFQGGMVLIPELAALTLALSIYTSAFIAEIIRAGIQAVPYGQHEAARSLGLPHTVTLRQVIIPQALRVIIPPLTSQYLNIVKNSSLAAAIGYPDMVSLFAGTVLNQTGQAIETIAITMSVYLIISLVISLLMNLYNRRIALVER from the coding sequence ATGTCCCATCGCCGCTCAGCCGTAAAAGGATCGCTATCCTTTTCTCATCCCGCGGTCCGCGCCTGGCTATTCCAGATTATTGCTATTGTTGCGGTTGTTCTCATCGCCGTGTATCTCATCCATAACACCATCACCAACCTGAATAACCGCGGCATTACTTCCGGTTTCGCGTTTTTAGATCGCAGCGCGGGGTTTGGTATTGTTCAGCACCTTATTGATTACCAGGAAGGTGACACGTACGGACGCGTGTTCGTGGTCGGTTTACTGAATACGCTATTGGTATCGGCGCTTTGTATCGTCTTCGCGTCGATACTGGGCTTCTTTATTGGCCTGGCGCGTCTTTCTGAAAACTGGCTTCTGCGGAAACTGTCGACTGTTTACATCGAGACGTTCCGCAATATCCCCCCGCTCCTGCAGATCTTCTTCTGGTATTTCGCCGTACTGCGTAACCTTCCCGGTCCCCGCCAGGCCGTCGACGCGTTTGAGCTGTTTTTCCTGAGTAACCGTGGGTTGTCCATTCCTTCTCCTCAGCCGGGTGAAGGGCTGTACGCTTTTATCGGCGCGATTGTGATAGCGCTTGCGCTCTCTGCGGGGGTATTCCGTTTTAACCGCAAGCATCAGATCAAAACCGGTCAGCTTCGTAGAACCTGGCCCACGGCAGTTGTCCTGATCGTTAGCCTGCCGCTAATTGCACACTGGCTGTTCGGGGCCGCTTTGCACTGGGATATTCCACATCTGCGGGGCTTTAACTTTCAGGGCGGGATGGTATTAATTCCCGAGTTGGCAGCCCTGACGCTGGCGCTGTCGATTTATACGTCCGCGTTTATCGCAGAGATTATCCGTGCAGGGATCCAGGCCGTTCCTTATGGACAGCATGAGGCGGCACGCTCGCTGGGATTACCCCATACCGTGACGCTTCGCCAGGTCATCATTCCGCAGGCTTTACGGGTCATCATTCCACCCCTGACCAGCCAGTATCTCAATATTGTCAAAAACTCGTCGCTGGCCGCTGCGATTGGTTATCCGGATATGGTGTCACTCTTCGCCGGAACCGTGCTTAACCAGACCGGACAAGCCATTGAAACCATCGCCATCACGATGTCTGTCTATCTGATCATCAGCCTGGTGATTTCACTGCTGATGAACCTTTATAACCGCCGTATAGCACTGGTCGAGCGCTAA
- a CDS encoding amino acid ABC transporter substrate-binding protein has product MKKTMIASLAAAGMLFAVAGQAHAGTTLDAVKKKGFVQCGISDGLPGFSYADANGKFTGIDVDVCRGVAAAVFGDDSKVKYTPLTAKERFTALQSGEVDMLSRNTTWTSSRDAGMGMSFTGVTYYDGIGFLTHNKAGLKSAKELDGATVCIQAGTDTELNVADYFKANNMKYTPVTFDRSDESAKALESGRCDTLASDQSQLYALRIKLSNPAEWIVLPEVISKEPLGPVVRRGDEDWFSIVRWTLFAMLNAEEMGINSKNVDEKAAKPSNPDMAHLLGKEGDFGKDLKLDNKWAYNIIKQVGNYSEIFERNVGSESPLKIKRGQNNLWNNGGIQYAPPVR; this is encoded by the coding sequence ATGAAAAAGACGATGATAGCCAGCCTGGCCGCTGCAGGCATGTTGTTTGCCGTAGCCGGTCAAGCCCATGCGGGAACGACACTGGATGCCGTTAAAAAGAAAGGTTTTGTTCAATGTGGTATCAGTGACGGTTTGCCTGGCTTCTCTTATGCCGATGCGAACGGCAAATTTACCGGTATTGATGTGGATGTCTGCCGTGGCGTTGCAGCCGCCGTTTTTGGCGATGACAGCAAAGTAAAATACACCCCGCTGACGGCGAAAGAACGCTTTACGGCGCTGCAGTCCGGCGAGGTCGACATGCTCTCCCGTAATACCACCTGGACTTCCTCCCGTGATGCAGGCATGGGGATGTCATTTACGGGCGTGACATATTATGACGGCATCGGCTTCCTGACCCACAATAAAGCCGGCCTGAAAAGCGCTAAGGAACTGGATGGCGCCACCGTTTGTATCCAGGCGGGCACCGATACCGAGCTGAACGTCGCAGATTATTTCAAAGCAAACAACATGAAATACACCCCGGTGACATTCGACCGCTCGGATGAATCGGCCAAAGCGCTGGAATCCGGCCGCTGCGACACGCTGGCCTCTGACCAGTCACAGCTGTATGCCTTACGCATTAAGCTGAGCAACCCGGCAGAGTGGATTGTCCTGCCTGAAGTCATCTCCAAAGAGCCTCTCGGCCCCGTCGTTCGTCGTGGTGATGAAGACTGGTTCTCCATTGTTCGCTGGACGCTGTTTGCCATGCTGAACGCAGAAGAGATGGGCATCAACTCTAAAAACGTTGATGAGAAAGCCGCTAAGCCATCCAACCCGGATATGGCGCACCTGCTCGGTAAAGAAGGTGATTTCGGCAAGGATCTGAAGCTGGATAACAAGTGGGCTTACAACATCATCAAACAGGTGGGCAACTACTCTGAGATCTTTGAGCGCAATGTGGGATCGGAAAGCCCGCTGAAGATCAAACGCGGCCAGAACAATCTCTGGAACAACGGCGGTATTCAGTACGCACCACCAGTACGTTAA
- a CDS encoding lipoprotein, whose protein sequence is MKRFISVALLAALLAGCAHDSPCVPVYDDQGRLVHTNTCMKGTTQDNWETAGAIAGGAAAVAGLTLGIVALTK, encoded by the coding sequence ATGAAAAGATTCATTTCCGTTGCACTTCTCGCTGCGCTGCTTGCTGGTTGCGCGCACGATTCTCCATGTGTACCGGTTTACGACGACCAGGGCCGACTGGTTCATACCAATACCTGTATGAAAGGCACCACCCAGGATAACTGGGAGACTGCGGGTGCTATCGCCGGCGGTGCTGCCGCAGTAGCGGGTTTAACACTGGGTATTGTTGCCCTCACGAAGTAA